Proteins encoded in a region of the Rhodococcus sp. SBT000017 genome:
- a CDS encoding DNA-formamidopyrimidine glycosylase family protein — MPELPEVEALAGFLREHAVGAVIGRIDIAALSVLKTFDPPITELQGKDVTDAARFGKHLALRAGDLWLITHLSRGGWLRWVDNPSVAPPKPGKGPLALRIHFFTPEGATPAVDLTEAGTKKRLAVWVVRDPQQVASIARLGPDALTVTELEFAETLAGTTARLKTSLVDQSLLAGIGNAYSDEILHVAKLSPFASSSKLDPASVGALYAAMRSVLADAVDRSAGQDAARLKGEKRSGMRVHARTGLPCPVCGDPVREVAYVDRSFQYCSTCQTAGKILADRRMSRLLK, encoded by the coding sequence ATGCCGGAATTACCCGAGGTGGAAGCCCTTGCCGGCTTTCTGCGCGAGCATGCCGTCGGTGCCGTGATCGGTCGAATCGACATCGCCGCGCTGAGCGTTCTCAAGACGTTCGATCCGCCGATCACCGAGCTGCAGGGCAAGGACGTCACCGATGCCGCCCGCTTCGGAAAGCACCTGGCGCTCCGGGCCGGTGACCTCTGGCTGATCACCCATCTCTCCCGCGGAGGATGGCTGCGGTGGGTGGACAACCCCAGCGTCGCACCGCCGAAGCCGGGCAAAGGACCCCTGGCGCTGCGGATCCACTTCTTCACCCCCGAGGGAGCGACGCCCGCCGTCGATCTCACCGAAGCGGGCACCAAGAAGCGGCTGGCGGTATGGGTGGTGCGCGACCCGCAACAGGTCGCGAGTATCGCCCGGCTCGGACCCGACGCCCTGACGGTCACCGAACTCGAATTCGCCGAGACTCTCGCCGGCACCACCGCGCGACTGAAGACCTCGTTGGTGGACCAGTCGCTGTTGGCCGGCATCGGCAATGCCTACTCGGACGAGATACTCCACGTCGCGAAGCTCTCGCCCTTCGCGTCGTCGAGCAAGCTCGACCCCGCATCCGTCGGCGCGCTCTATGCTGCGATGCGCTCGGTCCTGGCCGACGCGGTGGATCGCTCGGCCGGGCAGGATGCGGCGCGTCTGAAGGGGGAGAAGCGATCGGGGATGCGCGTGCACGCCAGAACCGGACTTCCTTGCCCGGTGTGCGGCGACCCGGTACGCGAAGTCGCCTACGTCGATCGCTCTTTTCAGTACTGCTCGACGTGCCAGACGGCCGGCAAGATTCTCGCCGACCGTCGCATGTCGCGACTGCTCAAGTGA
- a CDS encoding thymidylate synthase, with protein sequence MMVPTPYEDLLRRILDTGTAKSDRTGTGTTSAFGHQMRFDLAAGFPLITTKKVHLKSIVYELLWFLRGDSNATWLQEHGVSIWDEWAAPDGELGPVYGVQWRSWPTPSGEHIDQISQVIETLKTDPDSRRMIVSAWNVGEIPRMALPPCHAFFQFYVADGKLSCQLYQRSADMFLGVPFNIASYALLTHMVAAQTGLEVGEFVWTGGDCHIYDNHRDQVTEQLSREAYPYPTLKLAQRDSIFDYTYEDIEIVDYQHHPAIKAPVAV encoded by the coding sequence GTGATGGTTCCGACTCCGTACGAAGATCTGCTACGCCGCATCCTCGATACCGGGACGGCGAAATCCGACCGCACGGGAACCGGCACCACCAGCGCGTTCGGGCATCAGATGCGCTTCGATCTGGCAGCGGGCTTCCCGTTGATCACCACCAAGAAGGTCCATCTCAAGTCCATCGTCTACGAGTTGCTGTGGTTCCTGCGCGGGGACTCGAACGCCACGTGGCTGCAGGAGCACGGCGTGAGCATCTGGGACGAGTGGGCTGCTCCGGACGGCGAGCTCGGCCCCGTCTACGGCGTGCAGTGGCGGTCGTGGCCCACCCCGTCGGGCGAGCACATCGATCAGATCAGCCAGGTCATCGAGACCCTGAAGACCGATCCGGATTCGCGGCGGATGATCGTCTCGGCCTGGAACGTCGGCGAGATCCCGCGGATGGCGTTGCCGCCGTGCCACGCGTTCTTCCAGTTCTACGTGGCCGACGGCAAGCTCTCGTGCCAGCTCTACCAGCGCAGTGCAGACATGTTTCTCGGTGTGCCGTTCAACATCGCCAGCTACGCGCTGCTCACGCACATGGTGGCGGCGCAGACCGGCCTCGAGGTCGGCGAGTTCGTCTGGACCGGCGGCGATTGCCACATCTACGACAACCACCGCGATCAGGTCACCGAGCAGCTCTCGCGCGAGGCGTACCCCTACCCCACTCTGAAACTGGCGCAACGGGATTCGATCTTCGACTACACCTACGAGGACATCGAGATCGTGGACTACCAGCACCACCCGGCGATCAAGGCACCGGTAGCGGTGTGA
- a CDS encoding dihydrofolate reductase — protein MSAPHFVGLIWAQTTAGVIGDAGSIPWHIPEDMAHFKSKTAEHPVIMGRKTWDSLPAKFRPLPGRRNIVVTRNSSWTADGAENAPSVSDAVALVGESAVWIMGGGEIYRSAMDIATHLEVTEVALDVEGDTRAPEIPDGWVGTAGEWQSSRVDGTRFRWVEYGKPTQPS, from the coding sequence GTGAGTGCACCGCACTTCGTGGGTCTGATCTGGGCCCAGACCACCGCGGGCGTCATCGGGGACGCCGGGTCCATCCCATGGCACATCCCCGAGGACATGGCGCACTTCAAGTCGAAGACGGCCGAGCATCCGGTGATCATGGGCCGTAAGACATGGGACTCACTGCCTGCAAAGTTCCGTCCGCTGCCGGGCCGTCGCAACATCGTGGTCACCCGCAACTCCTCGTGGACCGCTGACGGTGCCGAGAACGCACCGAGTGTTTCCGACGCCGTGGCCCTGGTGGGCGAGAGCGCGGTGTGGATCATGGGGGGCGGCGAAATCTATCGCAGTGCAATGGATATCGCGACCCACCTGGAGGTGACGGAGGTCGCCCTCGACGTCGAGGGCGATACGAGGGCTCCCGAGATTCCCGACGGCTGGGTCGGGACGGCAGGCGAGTGGCAGAGCAGCCGGGTCGACGGAACCCGATTCCGTTGGGTCGAGTACGGAAAGCCTACCCAACCTTCTTGA
- a CDS encoding cupin domain-containing protein translates to MDKKSLTALARQQLKLAVGASSGRSSQTVYGGHRRHLRQTVVALAAGNKLAEHDLSGESTVLVLSGKLELISGERSWKGSTGDLLVIPDARHSVEALEDVSFLLTVAM, encoded by the coding sequence ATGGACAAGAAGTCACTCACCGCCCTTGCCCGCCAACAGCTCAAGCTTGCAGTCGGCGCGTCGAGTGGCCGCAGTTCGCAGACGGTGTACGGCGGTCACCGACGCCACCTGCGACAGACGGTCGTGGCACTGGCCGCCGGCAACAAGCTGGCCGAACACGACCTCTCCGGCGAGTCGACCGTCCTGGTTCTCAGCGGCAAGCTCGAACTGATCTCCGGTGAGCGCTCCTGGAAGGGCTCGACCGGCGACCTTCTCGTCATCCCCGACGCCCGCCACAGCGTCGAGGCCCTCGAAGACGTGAGCTTCCTGCTGACCGTCGCTATGTGA